In Aegilops tauschii subsp. strangulata cultivar AL8/78 chromosome 3, Aet v6.0, whole genome shotgun sequence, one genomic interval encodes:
- the LOC120976409 gene encoding uncharacterized protein isoform X4: MWFFFLFVDDVVFAGSVTGGFLGESTPFPAMVCSVCRCLGAPCIPVQAKAVPQVFDVMLDEDCFRRMYIPCHVRASLAAYIQEHRNAGGIQEVSSSQDFLMLEKLTESAFLKMRRMPSNHPNLQGILPLHQFHSEVCSILATLKHCQRSFIT, translated from the exons ATGTGgtttttctttttgtttgttGACGATGTTGTGTTTGCAGGATCCGTAACCGGGGGATTTCTTGGGGAATCTACTCCTTTTCCAG CTATGGTTTGCTCCGTATGCCGTTGTCTGGGTGCTCCTTGCATCCCTGTGCAAGCTAAAGCAGTTCCTCAAGTTTTTGATGTTATGCTTGATGAGGATTGCTTCAGGAGGATG TATATCCCGTGCCATGTGAGAGCTTCCCTAGCTGCCTACATTCAAGAGCACAGGAATGCTGGTGGAATACAAG AAGTTTCCTCCTCGCAGGATTTTTTGATGCTTGAGAAGCTAACTGAATCAGCCTTCTTGAAAATGAGAAGAATGCCATCTAATCATCCAAATCTTCAAG GTATTCTTCCTCTGCACCAGTTTCATTCTGAGGTGTGCTCCATCCTAG CAACTTTGAAGCACTGTCAGAGAAGCTTCATCACCTAA
- the LOC120976409 gene encoding uncharacterized protein isoform X2, producing MWFFFLFVDDVVFAGSVTGGFLGESTPFPAMVCSVCRCLGAPCIPVQAKAVPQVFDVMLDEDCFRRMYIPCHVRASLAAYIQEHRNAGGIQEVSSSQDFLMLEKLTESAFLKMRRMPSNHPNLQGNITSFARTESIEFQLCSICCNSETPLCSHN from the exons ATGTGgtttttctttttgtttgttGACGATGTTGTGTTTGCAGGATCCGTAACCGGGGGATTTCTTGGGGAATCTACTCCTTTTCCAG CTATGGTTTGCTCCGTATGCCGTTGTCTGGGTGCTCCTTGCATCCCTGTGCAAGCTAAAGCAGTTCCTCAAGTTTTTGATGTTATGCTTGATGAGGATTGCTTCAGGAGGATG TATATCCCGTGCCATGTGAGAGCTTCCCTAGCTGCCTACATTCAAGAGCACAGGAATGCTGGTGGAATACAAG AAGTTTCCTCCTCGCAGGATTTTTTGATGCTTGAGAAGCTAACTGAATCAGCCTTCTTGAAAATGAGAAGAATGCCATCTAATCATCCAAATCTTCAAG GGAACATAACTTCTTTCGCTAGAACTGAATCAATAGAGTTCCAACTCTGCTCTATTTGTTGCAATTCCGAGACCCCATTATGTTCACACAACTGA
- the LOC120976409 gene encoding uncharacterized protein isoform X1 has protein sequence MWFFFLFVDDVVFAGSVTGGFLGESTPFPAMVCSVCRCLGAPCIPVQAKAVPQVFDVMLDEDCFRRMYIPCHVRASLAAYIQEHRNAGGIQEVSSSQDFLMLEKLTESAFLKMRRMPSNHPNLQGILPLHQFHSEVCSILVNFYIFWWTITTKCFSYSNFEALSEKLHHLNANTKSLKRRRLWKEQLVGM, from the exons ATGTGgtttttctttttgtttgttGACGATGTTGTGTTTGCAGGATCCGTAACCGGGGGATTTCTTGGGGAATCTACTCCTTTTCCAG CTATGGTTTGCTCCGTATGCCGTTGTCTGGGTGCTCCTTGCATCCCTGTGCAAGCTAAAGCAGTTCCTCAAGTTTTTGATGTTATGCTTGATGAGGATTGCTTCAGGAGGATG TATATCCCGTGCCATGTGAGAGCTTCCCTAGCTGCCTACATTCAAGAGCACAGGAATGCTGGTGGAATACAAG AAGTTTCCTCCTCGCAGGATTTTTTGATGCTTGAGAAGCTAACTGAATCAGCCTTCTTGAAAATGAGAAGAATGCCATCTAATCATCCAAATCTTCAAG GTATTCTTCCTCTGCACCAGTTTCATTCTGAGGTGTGCTCCATCCTAG TTAATTTCTACATTTTCTGGTGGACTATCACAACTAAATGTTTCAGCTATAGCAACTTTGAAGCACTGTCAGAGAAGCTTCATCACCTAAATGCAAACACAAAATCTCTGAAGAGAAGGCGGTTATGGAAGGAACAGTTGGTGGGAATGTGA
- the LOC120976409 gene encoding uncharacterized protein isoform X3, translating to MWFFFLFVDDVVFAGSVTGGFLGESTPFPAMVCSVCRCLGAPCIPVQAKAVPQVFDVMLDEDCFRRMYIPCHVRASLAAYIQEHRNAGGIQEVSSSQDFLMLEKLTESAFLKMRRMPSNHPNLQGILPLHQFHSEVCSILAIATLKHCQRSFIT from the exons ATGTGgtttttctttttgtttgttGACGATGTTGTGTTTGCAGGATCCGTAACCGGGGGATTTCTTGGGGAATCTACTCCTTTTCCAG CTATGGTTTGCTCCGTATGCCGTTGTCTGGGTGCTCCTTGCATCCCTGTGCAAGCTAAAGCAGTTCCTCAAGTTTTTGATGTTATGCTTGATGAGGATTGCTTCAGGAGGATG TATATCCCGTGCCATGTGAGAGCTTCCCTAGCTGCCTACATTCAAGAGCACAGGAATGCTGGTGGAATACAAG AAGTTTCCTCCTCGCAGGATTTTTTGATGCTTGAGAAGCTAACTGAATCAGCCTTCTTGAAAATGAGAAGAATGCCATCTAATCATCCAAATCTTCAAG GTATTCTTCCTCTGCACCAGTTTCATTCTGAGGTGTGCTCCATCCTAG CTATAGCAACTTTGAAGCACTGTCAGAGAAGCTTCATCACCTAA